A stretch of the Strigops habroptila isolate Jane chromosome 15, bStrHab1.2.pri, whole genome shotgun sequence genome encodes the following:
- the DPM2 gene encoding dolichol phosphate-mannose biosynthesis regulatory protein isoform X1, with protein MDPGGIAIKQSHDQLLPSVGQRFTVFSTEQDGAHPAALRPLCGLHAPRHLNAAASSVRPFIDSDHSIHQYFLPREYAVLIPVVAGLLLLLFIGVFITVVMWKNRKPVKKSD; from the exons ATGGATCCTGGCGGGATCGCCATCAAACAGAGCCACGATCAGCTTCTCCCTTCTGTAGGGCAGAGATTCACCGTGTTCAGCACCGAGCAGGATGGTGCCCACCCCGCGGCTTTGAGACCTTTGTGTGGGCTTCATGCCCCTCGTCATCTGAACgctgcagcctcctctgtgCGG CCCTTCATCGACAGCGACCACAGCATCCACCAGTACTTCTTGCCTAGGGAGTACGCGGTTCTCATCCCCGTGGTGGccgggctgctgctgctgctatttatAG GTGTTTTTATAACGGTCGTGATGTGGAAGAACAGGAAACCTGTCAAGAAATCAGACTGA
- the DPM2 gene encoding dolichol phosphate-mannose biosynthesis regulatory protein isoform X2 produces the protein MATATDQVVGFGLVTFSLLLFVYYTLWIIVLPFIDSDHSIHQYFLPREYAVLIPVVAGLLLLLFIGVFITVVMWKNRKPVKKSD, from the exons ATG GCCACGGCAACGGACCAGGTGGTTGGGTTCGGCTTGGTCAccttcagcctcctcctctTTGTGTACTACACCCTCTGGATCATCGTGCTG CCCTTCATCGACAGCGACCACAGCATCCACCAGTACTTCTTGCCTAGGGAGTACGCGGTTCTCATCCCCGTGGTGGccgggctgctgctgctgctatttatAG GTGTTTTTATAACGGTCGTGATGTGGAAGAACAGGAAACCTGTCAAGAAATCAGACTGA